In one Gracilinanus agilis isolate LMUSP501 chromosome 6, AgileGrace, whole genome shotgun sequence genomic region, the following are encoded:
- the LOC123252736 gene encoding high affinity immunoglobulin epsilon receptor subunit beta-like encodes MSSSPEQSHLEVEGPIEEDIQQEKVKQIEPHSPPRSKLEIFLKKEMEFLGVAQTMIGIICCFFGVTHKFIPNFPQKENSFSSFQISYPIWGGLLFTTSGYLLIASERKGTKYLARSSLVMAILSSVVAGFGIMILLFNMEQTSSVLHECQNQPIGDFCFAATFLYETAAMVLFLTILEMLIGSLLPINEIVGKVGKAWFAKFTTSGYLLIASERKGTKYLARSSLVMAILSSVVAGFGIMILLFNMEQTSSVLHECQNQPIGDFCFAATFLYETAAMVLFLTILEMLIGSLLPINEIVGKVGKAWFAKHPKTGQEALYEELSIYTPIDEVIDLQERKSAAMTPKDISTESRELLHSTLSQPPEELLQT; translated from the exons ATGAGTTCATCACCTGAGCAGTCTCATTTGGAAGTGGAGGGTCCCATTGAAGAAGATATCCAGCAGGAGAAAGTAAAGCAAATTGAACCTCATTCCCCACCACGAAGCAAACTGGAAATAttcctgaagaaagaaatggaattccTGGGG GTGGCTCAGACCATGATTGGCATTATCTGCTGTTTTTTTGGAGTAACTCATAAGTTTATTCCAAATTTTCCACAGAAAGAGAACTCTTTCTCCTCGTTTCAAATAAGCTATCCAATATGGGGAGGATTGCTG TTCACCACTTCTGGATATCTGTTGATTGCATCGGAAAGAAAAGGCACTAAATATCTG GCACGAAGCAGCTTGGTAATGGCCATTCTCAGTTCTGTGGTTGCAGGATTTGGGATAATGATTCTCTTATTCAATATGGAGCAAACATCTTCTGTTTTGCATGAATGCCAAAATCAACCAATTGGAGACTTTTGCTTTGCAGCTACGTTTTTATAT GAGACTGCAGCCATGGTCTTATTCCTCACCATTCTGGAGATGCTTATTGGCTCATTACTCCCTATCAATGAGATAGTTGGAAAAGTTGGGAAAGCATGGTTTGCAAAG TTCACCACTTCTGGATATCTGTTGATTGCATCGGAAAGAAAAGGCACTAAATATCTG GCACGAAGCAGCTTGGTAATGGCCATTCTCAGTTCTGTGGTTGCAGGATTTGGGATAATGATTCTCTTATTCAATATGGAGCAAACATCTTCTGTTTTGCATGAATGCCAAAATCAACCAATTGGAGACTTTTGCTTTGCAGCTACGTTTTTATAT GAGACTGCAGCCATGGTCTTATTCCTCACCATTCTGGAGATGCTTATTGGCTCATTACTCCCTATCAATGAGATAGTTGGAAAAGTTGGGAAAGCATGGTTTGCAAAG catCCCAAAACTGGTCAAGAAGCTCTTTATGAAGAATTATCCATTTATACCCCAATTGATGAAGTCATAGATCTACAAGAAAGAAAGTCTGCAGCTATGACCCCAAAGGACATAAGCACAGAATCCAGGGAGTTACTTCATTCCACTCTATCTCAACCACCAGAGGAGCTTCTGCAAACTTAG